In Solanum pennellii chromosome 7, SPENNV200, the following are encoded in one genomic region:
- the LOC107024968 gene encoding uncharacterized protein LOC107024968: MYLEGDVLDHLSWINREQTLLYWEELVKALQENYGMQSFKIRTSCRCKTASLTLMEANDNIEGGKPREQMSSDIIDRHAGHVISKKGVGVDRDKVQAVLEWPVPINLKKLRGFLKLTGYYRRFLKGYRMMARPLTELTKKNDFQWSNSVENAFQLLKKALIIVLILQIPDLTQPFVVEV; the protein is encoded by the exons ATGTATTTGGAAGGTGATGTGCTTGATCACCTCTCTTGGATCAATCGTGAACAAACTTTGCTCTATTGGGAAGAACTTGTTAAAGcattacaagaaaattatgGGATGCAGAGTTTCAAAATTCGAACAA GTTGTCGTTGCAAGACCGCATCTCTCACTCTTATGGAGGCAAATGACAACATTGAAGGTGGTAAACCTAGAGAACAAATGTCAAGTGACATTATTGATAGACATGCAG gtCATGTGATTTCAAAAAAAGGGGTTGGTGTTGATAGAGATAAAGTTCAAGCTGTCTTGGAGTGGCCAGTACCAATTAATTTGAAGAAGTTACGTGGATTTCTTAAGTTAACAGGTTATTATCGCAGATTCCTGAAGGGTTATAGAATGATGGCTCGACCACTCACTGAACTTACcaagaaaaatgattttcaatgGTCGAACTCAGTAGAGAATGCTTTCCAACTTCTAAAGAAAGCTCTAATAATTGTTCTGATACTACAAATTCCAGATCTCACTCAACCATTTGTGGTGGAAGTTTGA